Proteins encoded within one genomic window of Thermococcus celer Vu 13 = JCM 8558:
- a CDS encoding ATP-binding protein, whose translation MRLGPFEVWDDVMDETLDTQVAPELGDVVSGNAPEIYTDPLEFFRRTYFTESMLDIIEKLVETLEGGERHNIFLIYSLFGGGKTHTLITLYHAFKNPDAMLDPEVLAGHDPERRERIRELAERIRSLGRVRVVPVYGKGRIGQPSKPLEVGPYRVRTVWGYIAHVLGRYHIVERDDENQTVPEPDTLRELFKGESVVLLVDEIADYFDNLYNSGSEDDRRYAKNVDNFFDRLSTALLRSTSAMVMTLPMEKRGDTFEVEREYNREVVMAIRDGVQRVGGSELYSPIRTGGVSNELVEVLKKRIFKGFNDEERVRILSRMNSELGNTDVFGQALHFSEELRRSYPFHPEYVEVLRTIIERTGLQRTRDMLRITRIVIRDLVGEYLETGFAPALIMPHHVDLNNEKLRGMLFGKNETFMDYSIIVDTDIMKSKFKDFRLPELAEAVMKYVFLRTYPFDSPVPLPGFPTAESIARGVYEPRTFELKNWLPTDIRDTVEDITASVRFVYLNKKEGTLWFWRVANVAQMVDSKARELIETRYGEVWNELVKYAERMIRERKRLSVTKGKGARIEDHVTFFKPNHIIVTRDPQEFQDTPEYKLQVLVREDVDEGTLRRIIYAYGTGTRTYRNTIVVCYPAPESFKHLIETTARAMACGEVISDIEIKYGRFGEDVVKIQMSMVKEILSHALEDLESQIVNSFRKVAYPDHNEVRVTTAQASSKSVVENVYSALKGNGKIVDELDFEWLVDTLKGAGIEILRPEGYSFSELTSIIRTNTHLPMIESRAITEAIKNAIINLKIGVERKDRVFFKKVYRELPEGEEVGEPPSSLEPHDLILPREIALRKQVCNLIKGEKDLIVPKDDKNYRVRTWYEVYSPSSGVGIPLRTLVISDENGECRVKEGYLDTILWGHIVEKREEIEITEGEFEIDVDSPEVKAKPGEAVGINVRLIPLGRDSFSVELSANRGELDSSEVHLENGQPFNVTWTVVMPEKRTTATLEARSHKRTRYLDIDLVPIIDPDIVDTDRLEEKHKGMLLVAILSIGDLESLTMVPDDVKGLVSGSLRIESPRWESNVEEVDKEVFSYLAKELEDFLGAKAELKVDLRLEKEVRINDLMFEKLRPLNGRVTFRLRKGE comes from the coding sequence ATGAGGCTCGGCCCCTTTGAGGTCTGGGATGATGTGATGGACGAGACCCTCGACACCCAGGTCGCCCCGGAGCTCGGGGACGTCGTGAGCGGAAACGCTCCGGAGATATACACCGACCCGTTGGAGTTCTTCAGGAGGACGTACTTCACGGAGTCGATGCTCGACATCATAGAAAAGCTCGTTGAGACCCTCGAGGGCGGCGAGAGGCACAACATCTTCCTGATATACTCCCTCTTCGGCGGAGGTAAGACGCACACCCTTATCACCCTCTACCACGCCTTCAAGAATCCCGACGCCATGCTCGACCCGGAGGTCCTCGCCGGCCACGACCCCGAGAGGAGGGAGAGGATAAGGGAGCTCGCGGAGAGGATCAGGTCCCTCGGTAGGGTTCGCGTTGTTCCCGTCTACGGCAAGGGAAGGATAGGCCAGCCGAGCAAGCCCCTCGAGGTGGGCCCCTACAGGGTGAGGACCGTCTGGGGCTACATCGCCCACGTCCTCGGCAGGTACCACATCGTGGAGAGGGACGACGAGAACCAAACTGTGCCCGAGCCCGACACGCTCAGGGAGCTCTTCAAGGGGGAGAGTGTTGTCCTCCTCGTCGATGAGATTGCGGACTACTTCGACAACCTCTACAACTCGGGAAGCGAGGACGACAGGCGCTACGCGAAGAACGTGGACAACTTCTTTGACAGGCTCTCCACGGCCCTGCTCCGTTCCACGAGCGCCATGGTGATGACCCTTCCCATGGAGAAGAGGGGGGATACCTTCGAGGTCGAGAGGGAGTACAACAGGGAGGTCGTCATGGCCATCAGGGACGGCGTTCAGAGGGTCGGGGGTTCGGAGCTCTACTCGCCCATCCGGACGGGAGGGGTGAGCAATGAGCTCGTCGAAGTCCTCAAGAAGAGGATTTTCAAGGGGTTCAACGATGAGGAGAGGGTCAGGATCCTCAGCAGGATGAACTCCGAGCTGGGCAACACCGACGTTTTCGGCCAGGCTCTCCACTTCAGCGAGGAGCTCAGGAGGAGCTACCCCTTCCACCCCGAGTACGTCGAGGTTCTGAGGACGATAATCGAGAGGACGGGCCTGCAGAGGACGAGGGACATGCTCAGGATCACGAGGATCGTCATCAGGGACCTGGTCGGGGAATACCTTGAGACGGGCTTCGCACCAGCTCTTATAATGCCCCACCACGTAGACCTCAACAACGAGAAGCTGAGGGGCATGCTCTTCGGCAAGAACGAGACCTTCATGGACTACTCCATCATCGTTGACACCGACATCATGAAGTCGAAGTTCAAAGACTTCCGCCTGCCCGAACTTGCGGAGGCAGTTATGAAGTACGTTTTCCTCAGGACGTATCCCTTCGACTCCCCGGTTCCGCTCCCGGGTTTCCCCACGGCGGAATCCATCGCGAGGGGGGTTTACGAGCCGAGGACCTTTGAGCTCAAGAACTGGCTCCCCACCGACATAAGGGACACCGTTGAGGATATAACCGCGAGCGTCCGCTTCGTCTACCTCAACAAGAAGGAAGGCACGCTCTGGTTCTGGCGCGTCGCCAACGTGGCCCAGATGGTCGATAGCAAGGCGAGGGAGCTCATCGAAACCCGCTACGGGGAGGTCTGGAACGAGCTCGTGAAGTACGCCGAGAGGATGATCCGCGAGAGGAAGAGGCTCTCCGTAACGAAGGGCAAGGGCGCCAGGATCGAGGACCACGTTACCTTCTTCAAGCCCAACCACATAATCGTCACGAGGGATCCACAGGAGTTCCAGGATACCCCCGAATACAAACTCCAGGTTCTCGTGAGGGAGGACGTCGACGAGGGAACCCTCAGAAGGATTATATACGCCTACGGCACAGGGACGAGAACCTACAGGAACACCATAGTGGTATGCTACCCAGCACCTGAAAGCTTCAAACACCTCATAGAGACCACCGCGAGGGCAATGGCCTGCGGCGAGGTGATAAGCGACATTGAGATCAAATACGGCAGGTTCGGTGAGGACGTTGTTAAGATTCAGATGAGTATGGTCAAGGAAATTCTCAGCCACGCCCTTGAGGACCTCGAGTCCCAGATCGTTAACTCCTTCAGGAAGGTCGCTTATCCCGACCACAACGAGGTCCGCGTTACCACCGCCCAGGCGAGCTCTAAGTCGGTCGTGGAGAACGTCTACTCGGCCCTCAAGGGCAACGGTAAGATAGTGGACGAGCTGGACTTCGAGTGGCTCGTCGATACCCTCAAAGGGGCGGGTATCGAGATCCTCAGACCCGAGGGATATTCCTTCTCGGAGCTGACCTCGATAATACGCACCAACACGCACCTGCCCATGATCGAAAGCAGGGCTATCACGGAGGCAATAAAGAACGCGATAATCAACCTCAAGATAGGGGTTGAGCGGAAAGACAGGGTGTTCTTCAAGAAGGTGTATCGGGAATTACCCGAAGGGGAGGAAGTCGGCGAACCACCGAGTTCCTTAGAGCCTCACGACCTCATACTCCCGAGGGAAATCGCGCTCAGGAAGCAGGTATGCAACCTCATAAAGGGTGAAAAGGACCTCATTGTTCCAAAGGACGACAAGAACTACCGCGTAAGGACGTGGTACGAGGTCTACTCACCCTCATCCGGCGTTGGGATTCCCCTGAGAACCCTCGTGATTTCCGATGAGAACGGCGAGTGCAGGGTGAAGGAGGGTTACCTCGATACGATCCTCTGGGGCCACATCGTCGAGAAGAGAGAGGAAATCGAGATCACGGAGGGGGAGTTCGAAATCGATGTGGACTCGCCGGAGGTGAAAGCAAAACCCGGTGAGGCGGTGGGGATTAACGTCAGGCTCATTCCTCTCGGCAGGGATTCCTTCAGCGTGGAACTCTCGGCGAACAGGGGCGAGCTTGATTCCAGCGAGGTTCACCTGGAGAACGGCCAACCCTTCAACGTCACCTGGACGGTTGTAATGCCCGAGAAGCGAACAACCGCAACGCTCGAGGCGAGAAGCCATAAGAGAACACGCTACCTGGATATCGACCTCGTCCCCATCATTGACCCGGACATCGTGGACACGGACAGACTCGAAGAAAAGCACAAGGGCATGTTGCTGGTGGCGATACTCTCAATCGGCGACCTCGAGAGCCTCACGATGGTTCCCGATGATGTCAAGGGCCTCGTGAGCGGGAGCCTGAGGATTGAAAGCCCCCGCTGGGAGAGCAACGTCGAGGAAGTTGACAAGGAGGTGTTCAGTTACCTTGCCAAAGAGCTCGAGGACTTCCTCGGGGCAAAGGCCGAACTCAAAGTCGACCTCAGGCTGGAGAAGGAGGTCAGGATCAACGACCTCATGTTTGAGAAGCTGAGGCCCCTCAACGGCAGGGTAACCTTCAGGCTCAGGAAGGGGGAGTGA